The following are encoded together in the Lactuca sativa cultivar Salinas chromosome 1, Lsat_Salinas_v11, whole genome shotgun sequence genome:
- the LOC111916630 gene encoding probable disease resistance protein At4g14610 translates to MEFVLAIISPVIESIMVPVKKQLGYIFYSTKHVTNMNTKMKQLDAASLDVKNHMEEQLKRVAEDKKMFDYVVKVVIGQQIDMFSIQQTVAEYMGESLIETNKTTRADCLRITFGNPPKGRNKVLVILDDVWETIELEDIGPSPFPNDFKLLLTSRNKNICNKIAVEANLDMTLVIVDVMEEVEALNFFWQIIGVSKQDDVELNQIGSEIVRRCGFLHLAINFGSLSKLRNFSS, encoded by the coding sequence ATGGAGTTTGTATTAGCAATCATTAGCCCGGTTATTGAATCTATAATGGTTCCTGTCAAGAAACAGCTAGGATATATCTTTTACTCCACAAAACATGTTACAAACATGAATACTAAAATGAAGCAACTAGATGCTGCAAGCCTTGATGTCAAAAATCACATGGAGGAACAACTGAAAAGGGTTGCAGAAGATAAGAAAATGTTTGATTATGTTGTGAAGGTGGTTATTGGGCAACAAATTGACATGTTTTCTATTCAGCAAACTGTGGCAGAATACATGGGTGAATCCCTCATTGAAACGAATAAAACTACAAGAGCAGATTGTCTTCGTATAACATTTGGGAACCCTCCAAAAGGTAGAAACAAGGTTTTAGTGATATTAGATGATGTATGGGAGACGATTGAACTCGAAGATATTGGACCGAGTCCTTTTCCCAACGACTTCAAGTTGTTGCTGACATCACGAAATAAAAATATTTGCAATAAAATTGCAGTAGAAGCCAATTTGGATATGACACTAGTAATAGTGGATGTGATGGAGGAGGTTGAAGCATTGAATTTCTTTTGGCAAATCATTGGGGTTTCAAAACAAGATGACGTGGAGCTGAATCAAATAGGAAGTGAAATTGTGAGAAGATGTGGTTTTTTGCACCTTGCCATCAACTTTGGTAGCCTTTCCAAACTTAGAAACTTTAGCTCCTGA
- the LOC111916631 gene encoding uncharacterized protein LOC111916631 gives MAIPVTSILLIVAVTILSTTTRFVEPSSDNNNVFSPCTDATIQRSDGFTFGIVFASRTAFFFNSSVQLSPCDRRLSLSNSQLAVFRPKVDEISLLTVNSSTFPPDNVGGYMVAFAGRKYAARSIPAFVANSTYIVTSFTLAMEFQKGRLQNLFWKRDGCSSCSGKSNFVCLNNQDCAIRTNSCKNRGGTVDCSIGIQLAFSGTDKHESVFNSWYEVKNLRQYSLFGLYQNLKDSLTSQYNSFF, from the exons ATGGCGATTCCGGTTACTTCAATCCTACTCATCGTCGCCGTAACAATTCTCTCCACGACGACGCGTTTTGTCGAACCGAGCAGCGACAATAACAACGTCTTCTCGCCGTGCACCGATGCGACCATACAGAGATCGGACGGTTTCACTTTCGGAATCGTTTTTGCGTCGAGGACTGCGTTTTTCTTCAACAGCTCGGTTCAGTTGTCACCTTGCGATAGGAGGCTTTCTCTTTCGAACTCACAACTCGCTGTCTTTCGCCCAAAAGTGGATGAGATCTCCCTTCTCACGGTCAACAGCAGTACTTTTCCACCG GATAACGTTGGTGGGTATATGGTGGCATTTGCTGGTAGAAAATACGCTGCAAGATCAATCCCTGCCTTTGTTGCAAACAGCACCTACATCGTCACCAGTTTCACCCTA GCGATGGAGTTCCAAAAGGGGAGACTACAGAACTTGTTTTGGAAAAGAGACGGGTGTTCTTCATGTTCAGGAAAAAGCAACTTTGTGTGCCTTAACAATCAGGATTGTGCAATCAGGACTAATTCTTGCAAGAACAGAGGAGGAACAGTTGATTGTAGCATTGGAATACAGCTTGCGTTTTCTGGAACTGATAAACATGAATCGGTTTTTAATTCATGGTATGAGGTTAAAAACCTTCGTCAGTACTCTCTGTTTGGGCTTTATCAAAATCTTAAGGATTCTCTTACTAGTCAGTACAATAGTTTCTTTTAA